One window from the genome of Bufo bufo chromosome 4, aBufBuf1.1, whole genome shotgun sequence encodes:
- the LOC120998389 gene encoding gastrula zinc finger protein XlCGF9.1-like: MLSLNYKEEDEDMQRSSGENCITCNVHPGPHSTDPSYNPPNHEEPSSDQSQIGTTSNGQKGGKRFTRSAGLFRHRKIHTGEKPHSCSECGKCFSQKSDLVKHERVHTGEKPYSCSVCGKCFTVKSNLVKHEKIHTGEKPYSCSECGKSFIEQAKLRYHLRIHTGEKPYSCSICGKCFTHKSVLDRHKKIHTA; the protein is encoded by the coding sequence ATGTTATCACTAAATTATAAAGAAGAAGATGAAGATatgcagcgctcttcaggagaaaactgCATTACCTGTAATGTACATCCAGGACCTCACAGTACAGATCCATCATATAATCCTCCTAATCATGAGGAACCTTCttctgaccaatcacagattggtACCACAAGTAATGGGCAGAAAGGAGGTAAAAGGTTTACAAGAAGCGCAGGTCTTTTTAGACACagaaaaattcacacaggagagaagccgcattcatgttcagaatgtgggaaatgttttagccaGAAATCCGATCTTGTTAAACACGAGagagttcacacaggagagaagccatattcatgttctgtatgtgggaaatgctttacagttaaatcaaatcttgtcaaacatgagaaaattcacacaggagaaaagccatattcatgttcagaatgtgggaaaagtttcaTAGAACAAGCAAAACTTCGTTATCatctgagaattcacacaggagagaagccgtattcatgttcaatatgtgggaaatgttttacacataaATCTGTTCTTGATAGACATAAAAAAATTCACACAGCATAG